A region from the Canis lupus familiaris isolate Mischka breed German Shepherd chromosome 3, alternate assembly UU_Cfam_GSD_1.0, whole genome shotgun sequence genome encodes:
- the CRABP1 gene encoding cellular retinoic acid-binding protein 1 has protein sequence MPNFAGTWKMRSSENFDELLKALGVNAMLRKVAVAAASKPHVEIRQDGDQFYIKTSTTVRTTEINFKVGEGFEEETVDGRKCRSLATWENENKIHCTQTLLEGDGPKTYWTRELANDELILTFGADDVVCTRIYVRE, from the exons ATGCCCAACTTCGCCGGCACCTGGAAGATGCGCAGCAGCGAGAATTTCGACGAGCTCCTCAAGGCGCTGG GTGTGAACGCCATGCTCAGGaaggtggcggtggcggcggcgtcCAAGCCGCACGTGGAGATCCGCCAGGACGGGGACCAGTTCTACATCAAGACGTCCACCACCGTGCGCACCACCGAGATCAACTTCAAGGTCGGCGAAGGCTTCGAGGAGGAGACGGTGGACGGACGCAAGTGCAGG AGTTTGGCCACTTGGGAGAATGAGAACAAAATCCACTGCACACAAACTCTCCTTGAGGGGGATGGCCCCAAAACCTACTGGACCCGCGAGCTGGCCAACGACGAGCTCATCCTG ACGTTCGGCGCCGATGACGTGGTCTGCACGAGAATTTATGTTCGAGAGTGA